Within Amycolatopsis sp. cg5, the genomic segment CGGCGACGATCCGCGCCCGAAGAACTTCCTGCACCTCGAACTGCGGGAGCGGCTGCTCGAAAGGGGCCCGATCGGCGGGACACTGCAGGTCCAGCTGCACCCGGTGACCGAATCGGCCGAGCAGAACGAACTCGCGCTCGACTGCATGCGGCCGTGGGACCTGCCGTGGCTCGACCTCGCCACGCTGCACCTCGACTCGCTCGTCACCAACGCGAAGATCGAAGGACTGCGGTTCAGCCCGGCCGTCGCGCCGGAGTCGCTCGGCAGCGTCCTGGCGACGTCGCCGTACGAGAACGCCTCGCTGAACCACCTGCGGGTGCTGCTGTACAGCCTCAGCGCGGCCGCGCGCCTGGAAGAACCCGCGGAGCCCGCACCGAAGATGATCGGCTGCCCGTTCTCCGGTCACTCCACTGAGGACAGTCCTCAGCGGACCGTCGCGGTGATCGGCGCCGGACCGGCCGGGCTGAGCGCGGCACGGGAGCTGGAGCGCGTCGGTCACCGCGCGATCGTGCTGGAGGCATTGCCCGAGGTCGGCGGCAAATGCGAGTCGGTGGACCTCGACGACCGCGCGTACGACCTCGGCGGTCACGTCTGCACGACCCAGTACGCCAACGTCGCTCAGCTCGCGGCCGAGCTCGGCATGCCGACCGAGGACACCACCCCGCACCGGGTCTACGACCTTGACGACGGCGAGGCCAAGCCGCAGAGCACGGCGTTCTTCCGGCGTGAGACGTACGGCAAATACACCGAGTTGCGGGATCGGCTGTTCCCGCGCATCGCCGAACCCGGCCTCGCGCATTCGGCGCGTTCGCTGGCACAGCCCGTCTCGCAGTGGCTGGCGGAGCAGGGCCTCGAGTCGCTGGCCGAGTCGCTCGGCGTCGGCTACACCGCAGCCGGATACGGGTACCTCGCCGGTGATCTGCCCGCGCTGTACTTCGTGAAGTACGCCGAGATGACCGGCTTGCTCTCGGCCAAGCCGGAACTGCTCGGGCACACCGGCAGCTTCACCATCCTCGGCGGGTTCAAGGGCCTGTGGGAGAAGGTCGCCGCGCAGCTCAGCGATGTCCGGTGCGGGACAACGATTTCCGCCATCGACCGTGACTTCGACGCGGGGCGCGGTGGCGTGCGGATCACCACCGATCAGGGCGTGGTGACGGCCGACGACCTCGTGCTGACCGTGCCGCTGGACCAGGTGCTGCCGGTGCTCGACGCGACCCCGGAGGAACGCGACCTCGCCGGGCGCGTGCGCGTGATGGACTACTACACCACGGTGATCACCGCGACCGGCCTGCCCAGGTCCGCCTTCTACCTGGTCGATCAGCACACCCGGCCGTCCGCCGCGCGCGGGCACGCCGTCGCGTTCCACCACCGCTATCCCGATCAGGACGTCTACGCCTGCTACTCCTACGGGGAGCCGGGACTCGACGGCGACGACATCGTCGCCAAGCTGCGGGAGAACGTCGAACGCATGGGCGGCGAACTCGCCGAGGTGCACACCCAGCGGCGCTGGCGGTTCCTGCCGCATTTCGGCGGCGAGGACCTCCTCGACGGCGTTTACGACCGGATCGAGCAGTTGCAGGGACAGCGGCACACGTTCCACGCGGGCAGCCTGCCCGCGTACGAGCTGGTGGAATGCACGGTCGCGTACAGCCGGAAGCTCGTGCGCGAGCACTTCGAGGGTAGCGACGATGTTTTCGTTGAGTCCCCGGCCGAACAGCCGGAGCCGCTCGACCGGCCGAAGCCCACTGTGGACAATCTGCGCGAGTGGCTGATCGAGAACGTCGCTGCCGAACTCAGGCTGCCCGCGGACCAGGTGAGCGCGACCGCCCGCCTGGACCGGTTCGCGCTGGAGTCCATGTCCGTCGCCGCTTTGCAGGCGGGACTCTCGGACTGGCTCGGCTTCCGTATCCCGCACACGTTGTTCCTGGAGCACCCGACGATCGAGTCGATCGCCGAACACCTAGCCGTCACAGAAGAAGCCGTCACAGAAGAACCGGCCGAGGTCACGGCCTCCAGCTCGACCCTCCTGTTGGGACTGACCGCGGCGCGGCCGTTCTTCTGCATCGGCGGCGCGCTCGGCGCGGCCTACTACCTGCTGCAGCTGGCCAGGGACGTCGGCTCGGCGAGGCCGTTCTATGGCGTGCGTGCGCCGGGCTACGACGGCAGCGAGGACCCGCTCGACACGGTCGAAGAGCTGGCCGCGCGGTACATCGAGTCGATCAGGCTGGTCCAGCCGTACGGCCCGTACCTGCTCGGTGGGCATTCGTTCGGCGGCGTGGTGGCCTACGAGATGGGCCGCCAGTTGCGCGAAGCAGGCGAGGAGGTCACCCGGATCGTGCTGCTCGACTCGTACGTCCCGATCCAGGGCCAGCCGCTGCCGCCCGAGGACGACGCGGCCGCCATCGAGGAACTGCTCACGATGAACAGGCTCGCGTTCAAATCGGGCGGGCCCGCCGGTGTCGAGATCGACCCTGAACTGGCCGTGTCCGAACAGAAGGAGCGGCTCGGCCGGTTCCTCGGCGCGAACGGCTCACTGCCGGTCGAGGAGCACATCGGCAACATGCTCCGCGTCTACCAGGCGAACATCGAGGCGAACGTCAAATACCAGCCCCGGCCGTCGGATCTCAAGGTCACCCTGCTCAAGGCCATGGACGGCTTCCCACCGGTGATGAAGCCGCACCGCAACACCTCGCTCAAGCTCGACCTGCCGGCGAACGGCTGGGAGGAGATCGAGCTGGGGGAGCTGGACCTCGTCGAGATCCCCGGCGACCACTTCACCATGTTCGTCGAGCCGAACGACGAGAAGGTCGCGGCGGCCGTCCACACCGCACTGTCCGAAGAGGAACGCCGCAGCGCGAACACGTTGATCCAGGCCGAATCCACCCGGTCGAAAGCCGAGACCACGATCGCGTTCAACCCGCTCGACCCGGCCTTCCTCAACGACCCGTACCCGTTCTACCGCGCGCTGCGGGAGAGCGCGCCGATCCACTACGAGGACACGCTCGGCGGCTGGATCTTCACGCGTTACGACGACGTCTCGAAGCTGCTGCGCAACCATTCGATCCTGCGGCCACCGGTGACCGACTACCTGTTCGCGTCCGTGCCGCAGCGGATGCGCGACCACATGGTCAACTTCGAGCGGCAGCTCGGGCTGATGCTCCCGTTCGCCAACCCGCCGTACCACACGCGGGTGCGCAGGCTGATGAGCAAGGCGTTCACCCCCAAGCTGATCGAGGCGTACCGGCCGAGGGTGGAGGAGGTCACGGACCGGCTGCTCGACCGGATCGAGGCCGACGGCGGCGGCGACCTGATGACCGCGATCGCCTACCCGCTGCCGTCCACGGTGATCATGGAGTTCATCGGCGTGCCCCGCGAGGACCACGCCAGGATGACGCACCTGGCCACCGAGATGATGCAGCTGCTCGGCGCCCAGTACGCGAAGGACGCGCCCGCCATCGCCTCGGCCGCGCACGCCGGGCTCGACGAGTTCAACGAGCGGCTGATCGAGCTCATCGGTGAGCGGCGGCGGGAGCCTGCGGACGACCTGTTGTCTGCTTTGGTCACGTTGACCGGCCCGGACGGGAAACTGACCGACGAGGAACTGATCCTCAATTGCATGGCGATGCTCAACGCGGGACTGGAGACGACCGCGAATTACCTCGCCAATGGAACGTTTGCATTATTCGGTAATCCTGATCAGCTGCGGCTGTTGCGGGAAAACCCCGGGCTCGCCCCGAACGCGGCCGAGGAATTGCTGCGCTATGACGGGCCCGCCCCGATCATGACCCCGCAGCAGGCCGTCGAGGACGTGGTGATCGGCGGGCAGCTGATCAAGAAGGACCAGCTGCTCTACCCGGTCGTCGGGGCCGCCAACCGCGACCCCGCGCGGTTCCCCGACCCGGAGCGGCTCGACCTCACCCGCGAGCCGAACGGGCAGCTCGGCTACGGCTTCGGGATCCACTTCTGCATCGGCGCCGCGCTGGCCAGGATCGAGGGGCAGACGTACTTCTCGAAACTGGTCACACGGTTCCCCCACCTGCGGCTCGACCCGGACAAACCCGCGCCGGTGTTCCGTGACGACCCGCTGCTGCGCGGGCTCGAAACGCTCCACGTCCGCGTCGACTGAGGACTCGACACGCCCGTACTCGCCAAGATTTTTCCCAGACGCCGAATCGGACTTTTCACCCCGTCGCCCGCTCGACGGCGCCCGCCCCGCGGACCAAAGGCCGCGCGGGCGGGCCACGGGCAAAGGTCTTGCCCAACTGCGGTTTCCGTGTTCGTTGTGCGGCGCGCACAACGAAATCTTTGTGCGCGCCGCACAAAGGACGGGTTCCGGTTCTTTACCGCCTTCGCGTGGGCAATTGCGACGCGGCCGTCCCGTTCAGCGGCTTCCGGGATGCAATACGGTCGCCGTCGTTCTACGCTGACCGCACTTGACGTAGGGCGCGTCTCGAAATTCTGATCGCGGTCTCCCCACCTGGATCACGAAGCCCATCGACCAGAATTTCGAGACACGCCCTAGATCGTCGGTATTGCGCGGACGGAATCGCGGCAAGGGTGTATGGGGGCGTGGGTGGCGGAGACGAGGCGCGGCATGGACGGGCCGGAGGACGATCGGTCGTTCAACGGGCGACTCATCCTGGTAACGGTGTTCGGATTCGTGCTGCTGGTGCCGCCGCTGCTGTCGGTGTTCAACACCGGGGCGCAGGTCTTCGGCGTGCCGGTGCTCTGGGCCTACCTGTTCGTCGTGTGGGCCGTCCTCATCGGACTCGCCGCCGTGCTCGCCGGACGCTCGGGCTAGCGCGGTGCTGCAGACCTGGGTCGTGGTCACGGTTTCCGTCGCCTACCTCGCCGTGCTGTTCGCGGTCGCGTTCTATGGCGACCGCCGCGCCGACGCGGGCCGGAGCCTGATCAGCCGCGGCACGATCTACGCGCTTTCGCTGACCGTGTACGCCACCTCGTGGACCTACTACGGCAGTGTCGGCCGCGCGGCCACCAGCGGGGTCAGCTTCCTGACGACGTATCTCGGCCCTACGCTGATGTTCGGGCTCGGCTGGCTGGTGCTGCGCCGGATCATCCGGATCAGCAAACGCAACCGGATCACCTCGCTCGCGGACTTCATCTCCGCGCGCTACGGCAAGAGCACCTGGCTCGGCGGGCTGGTCACGGTGATCGCGGTGCTCGGTGTCGTGCCGTACATCGCGCTGCAGCTCAAGGCCGTGTCGACCACCTTCGAGATCATCCGCCGCCGTCCGGACACGACCGCGGCCGTCCCGCTCTTCCAGGACACCGCGCTCTACGTGGCGTTGCTGCTCGCCGGGTTCGCCATCCTGTTCGGCACCCGGCATCTCGACGCGACCGAGCGGCACGAGGGCATGGTCGCGGCGATCGCGTTCGAGTCGGTCGTCAAGCTGGTCGCGTTCGTCGCGGCGGGCGTTTTCGTGACTTTCGGGCTGTACGGCGGTTTCGGGGACCTGTTCACCCAGGCCGCGAACGCGAAACTGACCGCGCTCTTCTCGCTCGGCGGCACCACGGCGACGTGGGCGTGGATGATCGTGCTCTCCGGGCTCGCGGTGCTGCTGCTGCCGAGGCAATGGCAGGTCGGTGTCGTCGAGAACGTCGACGAGCGCCATCTCAAGCGGGCGATCTGGCTGTTCCCGCTGTACCTGCTGGTGATCAACATCTTCGTGCTGCCGATCGCGGCGGCCGGTCTGCTCCGGTTCGGCGGCTCGGTCAACCCGGACACCTTCGTGCTGGCGCTGCCGATGGCGTCGGCCCAGGAAGCGCTTACCCTGCTGGTCTTCGTCGGCGGGCTGAGCGCGGCCACCGGCATGATCATCGTCGAGACGGTCGCGCTCAGCACCATGGTGTCGAACTCGCTGGTGGTGCCCATCCTGCTGCGCCGCCATCCGAGGCTGACCAGGCGCGGTGACCTGGCGGGCGTCACGCTGGCCGTGCGCCGGATCGCGATCGTGCTGGTGATGCTGCTCGGCTACGCCTACTTCCGGTTCGCGGGCCAGGGCACGGAACTGGTGTCGATCGGGCTCGTCTCGTTCGCCGGGGTCGCGCAGTTCGCGCCCGCGATCCTCGGTGGACTGTTCTGGAAGGGCGGCACCCGCAACGGCGCGCTCGCCGGGCTGTCCGCCGGGTTCGCCGTGTGGGCGTACACCTTGGCGCTGCCGACCTTCGCCGGCTCCGGGCTGCTGGCCGACGGTCCGTTCGGGATCGCCGCGCTGCGCCCGCAGGCGTTGTTCGGGCTGACCGGAATGGACCCCGTCGGGCACGCGATGTTCTGGAGCATGCTGGTCAACATCGGCGGATACTTCGCGGTCTCGCTCGCCGGCCGCCCGCCCAACGCGGCCGAGCGCGCGCAGGCCGTGCTCTTCGTCGACGCGCTCGCCGACCCGGAACGGCCGCGGATCTGGCGCGGCCGGGTGACCGTGGGCGAGCTGCGCACGCTGACCGAGCGTTTCGCCGGAGCCGACGGCGCGTTGGACAGGTATGCGCGCGAACGTGGCTTCGCCGTCACCCCCGACGCCGAAGCGGCCCCCGAACTGGTGCAGCACGCCGAGACCCTGCTCGCGGGGCCCGTCGGCGCGGCGTCGGCGCGGATCATGATCGCCTCGGTCGTCGGCGAGGAGCAGCTGCGCGTCGAAGAGGTCATGGAACTGCTCGACGAGGCGTCCCAGGTCGCCGCGCTCGAGGAGCGGCACCGGCTCGCCCGCGAACTGCACGACTCCGTCTCGCAGGCGCTGTTCTCGATGACGCTGCACACCCGCGCGGTCGAACTCGCGGTGCAGAAGGAAGGCGGCGACCCGGCGGGCCCGGTCGCCCGCGGCTTGACCGAGCTGCGCGGCCTCACCCAGGGCGCGCTCGCCGAGATGCGCGCGGCCCTGTTCCAGCTGCGGCCCGACGCGCTGCACGAGGACGGGCTGTCCGAAGCGATCCGCAAACGGGCGGCCGCGATCGCCGTCCGCGAGGACATCCAGATCCGGGTGCACGCGCCGGAAGACCGCGTGCCGCTGTCCGAACGGGCCGAGGAAGAGCTGTTCCGGGTCGTCCAGGAAGCCGTCCACAACAGCGTCAAACACGCGGGCCCGACCCGGGTCGACGTCACGCTGGAGGTCGACGACGGCACACTGGTCGTCGAGATCACCGACGACGGCACGGGTTTCGACCCCGACGAGCAGCACCCAGGGCACCTCGGCCTCGACGGCATGCGCGAGCGCACGAGAAGGCTCGGCGGGCGCTTGACGATCGCCAGCTCACCCACCGGCTCCACCGTGCGGGCGGTGCTGCCGGGTGTCGTCCAGACCGAGTACGAAACGTAGGAGAACCACCATGGGGCCACCGCCGATCCGGGTGTTCCTCGTCGACGACCACGTGGTCGTCCGGCGCGGTATGCGCGCGTTCTTCGACATGCTCGACGACATCGAGGTGCTCGGCGAGGCGCCCGACGGCCAGTCGGCACTCGACCAGCTCGCCGTCTCCGCCGCCGGCGACAAGCTCCCCGACGTCGTCCTGATGGACTTGCTGATGCCCCGGCTCGACGGCATCGCCGCCACCCGCGTGATCAAGAAGCTCTACCCGCACGTCGAAGTCGTCGCGCTCACCAGCTTCAGCGAGGCCGAGCGCGTCCACTCGGCACTCGAAGCGGGCGCGGCGGGCTACCTGCTCAAGGACGCCGAAGCCGACCAGGTGGTCGCCGCCGTCCGCGCCGCGAACCGCGGCCAGGTCCACCTGGATCCGGCGGTGGCCAGGAAACTGACACGCTCACTGGTCGCGCCCCAGCGGACGGCGACCGCGCTCACCCCGCGCGAACGCGAGATACTGGTGCTGGTCGCACAGGGCAAGTCCAACCGGGACATCGCGGAGGCGCTGGTGATCAGCGAACGGACCGCGCGGACCCACGTGAGCAACGTGCTTTCCAAGCTGGACCTGGCTTCGCGGACCCAAGCGGCGCTGTGGGCGGTCCGGGAAGGCCTGGTCGCCGGGCCATGAGCTGGTCGTGAGTGGTACGGCCGGTTCTAACCGGCCAAAACACTCACGACCCTGGTCGGCGCAGGGCGGCGACTCGGCGGGTGTAGGACTCGGTCGACAGGTCGTCGTCGGTGATGCCGAGGTCGTGCAGCACGGCCCGGATCACCGCGAGCGCCTCGGCGACGTGCTCGGCTTCGACGATGGTCTCGACCTCCAGGAACGTCTGCCCGGCCAGGTCCGGGAGCTCGGCCACGGTGGCGAGCAGGTCGTGGCCGCGGTCGGTGAACCGGTGGTTCTCGCAGTGCTTCCGGAAGGCGATCCGTTCCACGAGGCCGAGCCCGTGGAAGATCGTGCGCAACACTCCGGCGTCGCCCGCTTCGGTCTCGTGCTCCGGCTTCGCGTGCCTCGAACCGGTCCGTGGTTCCTTGAACGTGAGCAGCGTCTTGGTCGACTCGCCGGTGGTGACCGTGCGGACCCGGAGGTTGTAGTCGCCTTCGGTGAGCCGGTGATCCGGCCAGTCGTAGTAGGTGTCGGAGTAGGTACAGCGCTCGACCTCGGCACGGGCACCCAACGCGGCGCGGACCGCGTCCGGGTCGCGCAGTACCGCGGTCAGCTCGGCTTCGATCGGCATGGCTGCTCCTTCGAACCTTGGTGCAGCGCAGCATAAACGCGGTCGCGCAACGAGTTCGCCTCCGGATCCGACAGGGTGCGCGCCAGGTGCCTGAGCACGATCTTGACCAGCACGTTCTTCTGCTCCGGTCGCGCGCCGAGCCGCTCGAGTGCTTGCGGCGGCAAGGCCGAGCACGGGGTCTCGCCGAGGATCTCGACCGACTCGACGCAGTCGGCGTCGTCGCCGAGCGCGGTGCGGACGCGGTCGCCGAGGTCCTCGGCGAGGTCGCCGGGGTCGACCGCGATGGACACGTCGCGCCGGATCGCGGGCATGGGGGAGACCGGGCGATAGGGCGTGAGGTCGGTCATCCGGCTGCCGGAACGCAGCAGCCGGATGTCGGGAATGTCCTTGAGCAGCATGAGAATCCGGTCGAGCCCCAGGCCCATCGCGAGCCCGCTCCACGACCCGTCGAGCCCGGCGCGCGCGAGCACCGCCGGATGCGCGAGCCCGCATTCGAGTATCTCGATGCCGTCGGCGTCGACCTGGAGCCCGGACGTCGTGTACGGGTGGACGCGGGGTGACCGGAGCTCGGAAGTGCCTGGTACCAACGCTTTCAGCACCGCGGTGATCATCGCGGCGAGGTCGTGCTCGGTCAGCGTGCCGCGCCGCAGCCGCCACAGGTCGACCTGATGCGGGGTTCCGGTGTGCAGCCGGTCGACCGAGTCACGCCGGTAGACGATCCCGGGGCACACGAGCAGCACGTCGGCCGAGGGATGGGCGGACAGTTCCCGGAGCGCGGAAGGGATCAACGCGGTCGAATGACTGCGAAGCATCCGATGTTCGTCGACGTAGCGGGTGTACCGGGCGTCGCGCGTGACGTCCGCGCCCGCGTAGCCCAGGTTGTCGTAGTTGTCTTCGATCGGCACGATCCGCCGGCCGCGGCGCCAGCGGACTTCGCAGTTCCACAGCTCGGTCAACGCGGTCACCGCGCGCTCGGCGACGAGCTGGATCGCGTGCGGGCCCTCGGCGGGATCGGTGAGATCGCGGACGGCGAGGTCGCGGGAAAGTTGTTTGGGGGTAAGACTTTGGGACATGCTCGGCTCCTCGGGTGGTCGGGGTGGTGGAGACCCCTGGCCACGCTGGGAGTCAGCGGCGCGTCGAAGACCCGCTGGTGCCCACACGGGACCAGGGGCCGGTAAATCGGCGCGTGTCAGTCATGTTTGACATGGTAGCCGCGCGGGGTGCGAAGCGCATCGCAATTATGCGAGAGGATCACGTAAACATCCGAACTCTGGCTAGGATGACGGGGTGAGTCTCAGGGAGCTGTCGCGGACCGAAACCGCTCTCGTCGGTGTCCGGATCACCTGCCTCAGCACTGTCCACGGTGGACTCGACGAGGGCCTGCTGATGAAGGCGCTCGACATGGTGGTCACCGCGGATCCGGTGCTGCCCGCCAGGATCGGCGGCGGGGGAACCGGTTACCACCTCTACCTTCCCGACGCCGAACCACCGAGCCTGCGCCGGGGGATCGGCTCGCTCTACGCCGAACTCGACGTGCCGATCGGCCCTGGTGATCCGCTGCTGCGCGCCGTGCTGTTCCGCGGCGAGGAGGAAGACACCTTCGTGCTCGGCGCCGCGCACGCACTGTTCGGCCGGCACGGGCTGACGGAGTTGTCCGAGACGATCTGGCGCGTCTACACCGCGCTGGCCGACGGCACCGAAGTGCCCACGATCGTTCCGGGCCCTCGTCTGCCGGATACGTTCGCGGGTCAGGGAAATCGGGTCACCCAGCGCGGCCGGAAGCTCCCGTTCGACCGCGGTGGCAAGCCGGGCGTGGAGACCCAGCGGATACTCGTCCAGCCGAAAACGACGCGACGGCTCGCCGAGGTCGCGAAGGCGGCGAACACTTCGGTTCCCTCGCTCGTCGGCGCCGCGACGCTGCTCGCGGTCAGGGACGTGCTCACGCCGCATTCCGGTGCGCTGCCACTGTGTTTCGCTTCGACGGCCGGTCTGTGCTTCACCGACGTCTCGCCCGATCTCGACCCTTTGGCGCTCGCCCGCCGGATCGCGGGCGGAACACCCGTGCCGGACCAGCTCATCGCCGAGGTGGCGACGGTGCGGTTGAGCGATTTCGGCTCGGTGTCCGCGCCCGCGATGCCCGACGGCGTGGAGCTGACCGATCTGCAGGTGCACGTCTCGCCGCGCTGGACGCCGTCGGGCCAGGGCTGCCTGCCGTTCGGCATGCTCGTCGTGGACGGCAGGCTGGACCTCTCGATCGCTTACCGCACAGAGTGTTTCGGCGCCGAGTCGATCCGGCAGGTGCTCGATGGCACGTACGCGGTGCTCGATCAGGTGAGCTCGGCGCGTGACTCCAGATAGCGCTGCTCGGGCAGGCTGAGCGTCTGGCTCGCGGCGAGGCGGTAATACTCGCGGGCTTGGTCGCGGTCGCCGGCGAGATCGAGCAGATGCGCGCGAACAGCCGACACCCGGTGATGCTCGGCGAGCGCTGGATCGGCTTCGGCGACGGACAACTCGAGCAGCCCGTCGCGCGGCCCGTGCACCATGGCGAACGCGACGATCCGGTTGAGCGTGACCATCGGGCCCGGCGTCAGCGCGGCGAGCAGGTCGTACAGGCCGAGGATCTGCGGCCAATCGGTGTCCTCGGCGCGCGGGGCCTCGTCGTGCACGGCCGCGATCGCCGCCTGCAGCTGATACGGCCCGATCGGCGCGTCCCGCAGCGTGCGGGTGATCAGCTCGACGCCCTCGACGACGGCCTCACCGTCCCACAGCTTCCGGTCCTGCTCGTCGAGCGGCACGAGCGCGCCGTCGGCACGGGTGCGCGCGGGCCTGCGCGCGTCCGTGAGCAGCATCAACGCGAGCAATCCGGCGACTTCGCCGTCCTCGGGCAGGCGCGTCCGCAGCTGCCGGGTCAGCCTGATCGCCTCGGCGGTGAGCTCGACCCGGTGCAGGTCTTCGCCGGAACTGGCGGTGTAGCCCTCGTTGAAGATCAGGTACAGCACGTGCAGCACCTGCTTGAGCCGCTCGGCCACCTCGTCGGCCGGTGGCATGCGGAACTCGGTGCCGGTGGCCTTGATCCGCTGCTTCGCGCGGCTGATGCGCTGGCCGATCGTCGATTCCGGCACCAGGTACGCCCGCGCGATCTCGCCGGTGGTGAGGCCGCCGACCGCGCGCAGCGTCAGCGCGATCTGCGAGGCAGGGGTGAGCGAGGGGTGGCAGCACAGCAACAGCAGCGTGAGCGTGTCGTCGACGGCCGGGCCCGGCTCGGGCGGCGGCTCCGCGGCGACGGTCTCCTCACGACGGCGGCGAGCGGTCTCGTTGCGGTGGATCTCGGTCCGGCGACGGGTGGCGACCGTGATCAACCACCCCTTCGGGTTACCCGGCAGCCCCTCGTCCGCCCACTGGATCGACGCCGCGAGCAACGCCTCCTGCACGGCGTCCTCGCAGGTGCCGAACCCGCCGAACCGGCGAACGAGCACGCCGAGCACCTGCGGCGCCAGCTCGCGCAGCAGGTCCTCGATCGCCCGGCTCACTTCGCCCATTCGTCCAGCATGCTCATTTCGAACACCGGCCGGACCTCGACCTCGCTGAGCGCGGCGTCCGGCACCAGCGCGGCCAACTCGACGGCACGTTCCATGGTCGGGACGTCTACCAGGTAGTAACCGGCCAAACACTCTTTGACCTCGGCGAACGGGCCGTCGGTGCTCATGATCTGACCGTCACGCACGGAGACGCGCTTCGCGTGCTCCTGCGGCACCAGGCCTTCGGAGTAGACCAGCTCACCGGACTCCGCGAGCTGCTCGGAAAGCCTCCGATGGGCCATGCCGAACTCAAGCTGCTGCTGCTCACTCAAGGTTTCCCAGGCCGCGCGGGACTTCTCGTTGCTCAAAACCAGGATCAGGTACTTCACGGGCGCCTCCCAAAAATTTCTTTCACCCGGGTGTCGAAACCGGCTCGTCGGCTTCTACACCCCTCACGTAAGAGGTACCGAAGCTTAGGAGATCACCATGACCCAGGACGAGACCAGCATCCGCGAGATCTTCGACGCCCACATCGCGGCGATGCGCGCCAAGGACCCCGACGCCCTCGTCGCCCGCTTCGCCCCGGACGCCGTGACGTTCACGCTGGCCCCGCCGCTGCGCAACTCCGGCCCGGCGGTCACGGACCCCGCCGGCGTGCATGCGTGGCTGGCCGGTTTCACCGGCGAGATGGACTTCGAGATCCGCGACCTGGAGCTGGCGATCGGGGACGAGGTCGCGTTCGGCTTCAGCCTCAACCGGCTCTCGGCGACACCGCAAGGCGACACCGAGCAGTTCGACCTGTGGTTCCG encodes:
- a CDS encoding RNA polymerase sigma factor, with amino-acid sequence MGEVSRAIEDLLRELAPQVLGVLVRRFGGFGTCEDAVQEALLAASIQWADEGLPGNPKGWLITVATRRRTEIHRNETARRRREETVAAEPPPEPGPAVDDTLTLLLLCCHPSLTPASQIALTLRAVGGLTTGEIARAYLVPESTIGQRISRAKQRIKATGTEFRMPPADEVAERLKQVLHVLYLIFNEGYTASSGEDLHRVELTAEAIRLTRQLRTRLPEDGEVAGLLALMLLTDARRPARTRADGALVPLDEQDRKLWDGEAVVEGVELITRTLRDAPIGPYQLQAAIAAVHDEAPRAEDTDWPQILGLYDLLAALTPGPMVTLNRIVAFAMVHGPRDGLLELSVAEADPALAEHHRVSAVRAHLLDLAGDRDQAREYYRLAASQTLSLPEQRYLESRAELT
- a CDS encoding YciI family protein codes for the protein MKYLILVLSNEKSRAAWETLSEQQQLEFGMAHRRLSEQLAESGELVYSEGLVPQEHAKRVSVRDGQIMSTDGPFAEVKECLAGYYLVDVPTMERAVELAALVPDAALSEVEVRPVFEMSMLDEWAK
- a CDS encoding nuclear transport factor 2 family protein, with translation MTQDETSIREIFDAHIAAMRAKDPDALVARFAPDAVTFTLAPPLRNSGPAVTDPAGVHAWLAGFTGEMDFEIRDLELAIGDEVAFGFSLNRLSATPQGDTEQFDLWFRATVGLRKIDGEWLITHEHMSTPFYMDGSFRSAVDLKP